A region from the Bradyrhizobium erythrophlei genome encodes:
- a CDS encoding ArdC family protein, with the protein MSNPTARARAGQDRATLYDEITDKIIAELEAGRVPWVQPWGTAAAKAPLAMPKNALTNRQYSGVNILILWGAVIERGFSGQSWLTFRQALSLGGHVRKGERGTPVVYADRFVPNDEKQRAAETGEEAQAVPFLKRFTVFNTDQCDELPEVIATAAPPPPPGLIEPTVEALIKASGIPFCIGGSRAFYAPAEDYVQVPPPQAYFEPINWHRTALHELGHATGHRSRLNRDQGGTYGSKKYAFEELVAELSAAFSCASLGIVPTVRHADYIGSWLEVLREDNRAIVRAASQASKAADYLLGFVPESIVPASPNLIVGGREAA; encoded by the coding sequence ATGTCAAACCCTACTGCTCGCGCGCGCGCCGGCCAGGACCGGGCGACCCTCTATGACGAAATCACCGACAAAATCATCGCCGAACTTGAGGCTGGCCGGGTGCCCTGGGTCCAGCCCTGGGGTACGGCTGCGGCAAAAGCGCCGCTGGCGATGCCGAAAAACGCGTTGACCAACCGGCAATACAGTGGCGTCAACATCCTCATCCTCTGGGGAGCGGTGATCGAACGCGGATTTTCCGGTCAAAGTTGGCTCACCTTCCGTCAGGCGCTCTCACTGGGCGGCCATGTTCGTAAGGGAGAGCGCGGCACGCCCGTCGTCTACGCGGATCGTTTCGTGCCGAATGACGAAAAGCAACGCGCCGCCGAGACCGGCGAAGAAGCGCAGGCCGTTCCATTCCTGAAACGTTTCACGGTCTTCAACACTGACCAGTGCGATGAACTTCCCGAGGTGATCGCCACCGCTGCGCCGCCACCGCCGCCGGGGTTAATCGAACCCACGGTCGAAGCCCTGATCAAAGCCAGCGGAATCCCGTTTTGCATCGGTGGAAGTCGCGCATTCTATGCACCAGCCGAAGACTATGTGCAGGTCCCGCCTCCGCAGGCCTATTTTGAGCCGATCAACTGGCACCGCACGGCGCTGCACGAACTAGGTCATGCGACCGGGCATCGCTCGCGTCTCAATCGTGACCAGGGCGGAACCTATGGCTCCAAGAAATACGCCTTTGAAGAACTTGTGGCTGAGTTAAGTGCCGCGTTCAGCTGCGCCTCGCTTGGAATCGTGCCGACCGTCCGCCATGCCGATTACATCGGCTCCTGGCTTGAAGTCCTGCGCGAAGACAATCGCGCCATCGTGCGCGCTGCCTCGCAGGCGAGCAAGGCCGCGGACTATTTGCTCGGCTTCGTTCCCGAATCCATTGTGCCCGCTTCGCCGAATTTGATTGTCGGCGGTCGCGAGGCCGCGTGA
- a CDS encoding ParB/RepB/Spo0J family partition protein: MTKAVQKITLSPSRDIPFNKLVLSQSNVRRVKAGVSIEQLAESIAQRTLLQSLSVRAVVDADGNETGMFEVPAGGRRYRALELLVKQKRMAKTQPVPCVVREGGIAEDDSLAENDERVGLHPLDQFRAFQTLRDLEMSEEDIAARHFVTPAIVKQRLRLASVSPKLHEIYAEDGMTLEQLMAFSVTADHARQEQVWENASRSGYGEPYQIRRMLTENTVRGSDRRAQYVGIDAYEQAGGSVLRDLFEHDDGGWLQDVALLERLVTEKLKAEAETIAAEGWKWISVAVDFPFGHTSGLRELEGRPVDLTIEEQTTIDALNAEHDRLEAEYQDADELPDAVDQRLGEIEAALLAFEDRSVVYDPADVFRAGVFVSIDSEGRLSVDRGYIRPEDEAPAPAPEIGQGADTSSTGGQEVTASMPGTVISVAVSPTEAEEDDEDVTKPLPDRLIIELTAHRTLALRDALAENPAITFQAVLHNFVLTAFYRFASSGSCLEIGLRTPTFPTQAPGLRESESAKAVEARHESWKTRLPKSENDLWDALTALDGGAQASLFAHCASFAVNALYEPANRYNQGRVSAHGVRTRLDHADVLARAVGLDMAQVGWRPTVDNYLDRVTKPRILEAVLEAKGESSAQLIDHLKKADMAKEAERLLDGSGWLPEPLRLVDVASVPAEQESEVAALPEFLSEDENRDGGADDDRPQLAAAE; this comes from the coding sequence ATGACGAAAGCCGTACAAAAGATCACCCTGTCGCCTTCCCGGGACATTCCCTTCAACAAGCTCGTGCTCAGCCAGTCGAACGTTCGCCGTGTGAAAGCTGGTGTCTCGATCGAGCAGCTAGCCGAAAGCATCGCGCAGCGTACCCTGCTGCAGAGCCTGAGCGTCCGGGCTGTCGTCGATGCAGATGGCAATGAGACCGGCATGTTCGAGGTGCCGGCGGGCGGCAGACGTTATCGTGCTCTCGAGCTCCTGGTGAAGCAGAAGCGCATGGCGAAGACGCAACCCGTCCCCTGCGTCGTACGCGAGGGCGGCATCGCGGAGGATGATTCGCTAGCCGAGAATGACGAGCGGGTCGGGCTGCATCCGCTCGATCAGTTCCGCGCCTTCCAGACGCTCCGCGATCTCGAAATGAGTGAGGAGGATATTGCGGCCCGTCACTTCGTGACGCCTGCAATTGTGAAGCAGCGGCTGCGGCTAGCGTCGGTGTCGCCGAAGCTGCATGAGATCTATGCCGAAGATGGCATGACCCTGGAGCAGCTTATGGCGTTCTCGGTCACGGCCGATCACGCCCGCCAGGAGCAAGTATGGGAGAACGCCAGCCGCTCCGGCTATGGCGAGCCATACCAGATCCGCCGCATGCTCACCGAGAACACGGTACGTGGCTCCGATCGGCGTGCGCAGTATGTCGGGATCGACGCATACGAGCAGGCCGGAGGCTCCGTTTTGCGCGACCTGTTCGAGCATGACGATGGCGGCTGGCTGCAGGACGTCGCACTACTCGAGCGTCTCGTCACCGAGAAGCTGAAGGCTGAGGCCGAGACAATTGCAGCAGAAGGCTGGAAGTGGATTTCGGTGGCGGTCGATTTCCCATTTGGTCACACCAGTGGCTTGCGAGAATTGGAGGGGAGGCCTGTCGATCTCACGATCGAGGAGCAGACGACCATCGATGCACTCAACGCCGAGCATGACAGGCTCGAAGCCGAATATCAGGATGCGGACGAGTTGCCAGACGCCGTCGACCAGCGTCTCGGCGAGATTGAAGCGGCGCTGCTGGCCTTCGAAGACCGATCCGTGGTCTACGATCCCGCCGACGTCTTCCGTGCCGGCGTCTTCGTCAGCATCGATTCCGAGGGCCGGCTCTCGGTAGATCGGGGTTATATCCGACCGGAGGACGAGGCGCCTGCACCCGCTCCAGAAATCGGGCAGGGCGCCGATACGTCATCGACGGGAGGCCAAGAGGTTACGGCCTCGATGCCTGGCACGGTCATTTCGGTCGCGGTTAGCCCGACTGAGGCTGAAGAGGACGACGAGGACGTCACAAAGCCTTTGCCGGATCGACTCATCATCGAGCTGACGGCACATCGCACACTTGCGTTGCGGGATGCTTTGGCAGAAAATCCGGCGATTACATTCCAGGCGGTGCTGCACAACTTTGTGCTGACGGCCTTTTACCGGTTCGCATCGTCCGGGAGCTGTCTTGAGATCGGGCTTCGGACACCGACGTTTCCCACTCAAGCTCCCGGGCTGAGGGAGAGCGAGTCTGCGAAGGCCGTTGAGGCGCGGCACGAGTCCTGGAAAACGCGGCTGCCGAAGAGCGAGAACGATCTGTGGGATGCGCTCACAGCTCTCGATGGCGGCGCACAAGCCTCCCTGTTCGCTCACTGCGCATCATTTGCGGTGAACGCACTTTACGAGCCGGCTAACCGCTATAATCAAGGCCGTGTCTCCGCCCACGGCGTTCGCACCCGGCTTGACCACGCGGATGTCCTGGCGCGGGCGGTCGGGCTCGACATGGCCCAAGTGGGATGGAGACCAACGGTCGACAACTATCTCGACCGTGTCACAAAACCCCGCATCCTCGAGGCAGTTCTCGAAGCGAAAGGCGAGTCCTCGGCTCAGCTGATCGACCATCTGAAGAAGGCGGACATGGCCAAAGAGGCCGAGCGTCTTCTCGACGGCTCCGGCTGGCTGCCGGAGCCGCTACGTCTCGTCGACGTCGCTTCAGTGCCGGCCGAGCAGGAGAGTGAAGTAGCAGCGCTGCCAGAATTCCTCTCCGAGGATGAGAACCGTGATGGCGGGGCCGACGATGATCGGCCACAACTCGCCGCCGCCGAATGA
- a CDS encoding sulfite exporter TauE/SafE family protein, whose product MTATAYVLLLTGALAGGFVSGLAGFGTALMALGIWLYALTPAVAVPLVLISSIVAQTSTLPSIWRTIDFRLAWPFLIGGLFGVPLGTLMIAHADPRVFKVSIGVLLLVFPVALYFNRTPLVPRLGGRAADGMVGFAGGILGGLAGLSGPLPILWANLRGWGKEERRGIFQTFNWTILTASLCLQAGTGFVGIEVLWLAALAFPATLFGAWIGARTYHALSDQNFSDVVLGLLFLSGVGLVWSSLGVH is encoded by the coding sequence ATGACTGCGACAGCCTATGTGCTTTTGCTTACCGGCGCGCTCGCCGGCGGCTTCGTGTCGGGCCTTGCCGGCTTCGGAACCGCGCTGATGGCGCTGGGGATCTGGCTCTACGCGCTGACGCCCGCGGTCGCGGTGCCGCTGGTGCTGATCTCTTCGATCGTGGCGCAGACTTCGACGCTGCCCTCGATCTGGCGGACGATCGACTTCCGCCTGGCGTGGCCGTTCCTGATCGGCGGGCTCTTCGGCGTGCCGCTGGGCACGCTGATGATCGCGCATGCCGATCCCCGGGTCTTCAAGGTGAGCATCGGCGTGCTGCTGCTGGTGTTTCCGGTGGCGCTGTATTTCAACCGCACCCCGCTGGTGCCGCGTTTGGGCGGCAGGGCGGCCGACGGCATGGTCGGATTTGCCGGCGGGATTCTCGGCGGGCTCGCCGGTCTGTCCGGCCCGCTGCCGATCCTATGGGCCAATCTGCGCGGCTGGGGCAAGGAGGAACGGCGCGGCATTTTCCAGACCTTCAACTGGACCATCCTCACCGCATCGCTGTGCCTGCAGGCGGGCACCGGCTTCGTCGGCATCGAAGTGCTTTGGCTCGCCGCTCTCGCCTTTCCGGCCACGCTGTTCGGCGCCTGGATTGGCGCGCGAACCTATCACGCGTTGAGCGATCAGAATTTCAGCGATGTCGTGCTTGGGCTGCTATTTCTGTCCGGCGTCGGCCTGGTCTGGAGCAGCCTGGGCGTGCACTGA
- a CDS encoding DNA-binding domain-containing protein: MLAPFETSFADALLDANAPVPHNIAADDAAAPRRRFAVYRNNVVTGLRKALASRFPVVEKLVGKEYFAAMALAFVREKPPHSPLLATYGDHFPSFIAAFEPARELPYLADVARLEAARTYAYHAADAASIGADRFAKLDSTAIGDIRIDVHPSTGVVRSPYPIVTVWAMNGGEQELAPIGNWCSEDALVCRPHLEVQVRALPPGGAAFLLALGAGQPLGAAAEAALADDPDFDLTGNLAGLISSGLVREIVLPERKESRPS; encoded by the coding sequence ATGCTCGCACCATTCGAAACATCGTTCGCAGACGCACTGCTGGACGCCAACGCGCCGGTTCCGCACAACATCGCCGCCGATGATGCGGCAGCTCCGAGGCGGCGGTTCGCGGTTTATCGCAACAACGTGGTGACGGGCTTGAGGAAAGCGCTTGCCAGCCGCTTTCCGGTTGTCGAGAAACTCGTAGGCAAAGAGTACTTCGCCGCGATGGCGCTGGCCTTCGTGAGGGAAAAGCCGCCGCACTCGCCTCTGCTGGCAACCTATGGCGATCATTTTCCGTCTTTCATCGCTGCGTTCGAACCAGCGCGCGAACTTCCCTATCTTGCCGACGTAGCGCGGCTCGAGGCCGCGCGAACATACGCCTATCACGCGGCCGACGCTGCATCCATCGGCGCGGACCGCTTTGCGAAGCTCGATAGCACCGCAATTGGCGATATCCGCATCGATGTGCATCCCTCGACCGGGGTAGTTCGCTCGCCATACCCGATCGTGACGGTCTGGGCGATGAACGGCGGCGAGCAGGAGCTTGCACCCATCGGGAACTGGTGCAGCGAGGATGCGCTGGTCTGCCGCCCGCATCTGGAAGTGCAGGTCCGCGCGCTACCACCAGGCGGCGCGGCATTCCTGCTGGCGCTTGGCGCAGGCCAGCCGCTTGGCGCTGCAGCCGAAGCGGCGCTCGCGGACGATCCGGATTTCGACCTCACCGGCAACCTCGCCGGGCTCATCAGCTCGGGCCTCGTGCGGGAGATCGTTCTTCCGGAGCGGAAAGAGTCCAGGCCATCATGA
- a CDS encoding relaxase/mobilization nuclease domain-containing protein: MSGNDDFRVRPGRIRSTRGPRTKPFLAQALQAAQKAGGLSRGSSSRSSRFGRGRAASLAASRMLQARGRGAMVKARVVRQMRSPGALRAHIGYLKRDGVTRDGSPGKLFDAAGDDADGRAFAERSEGDRHHFRFIVSPDDAGELSSLRGFTRELMDQASRDLGTRLDWVAVDHWNTDHPHIHILVRGRTDDGTDLVISRDYIGSGLRARAGELVTQELGQRSEIEVRRGLDADVTAERWTRLDRALTREAGRAEGVIDLRPERDAAGDPLREIRIGRMRTLERLGLAESAGPARWVLAPDTEQRLRALGERGDIIKRLHKALAKDGASRAPSSWALEGEAHGEPIIGRLITRGLDDELQGTAFAVVDGIDGRVHHLKLPDIDMAGDGPIGGIVELRRFEDARGRQRIALAVRSDLNLDQQVTAEGATWLDWRLVAREPVGLSRAGFGAEVRSALDRRIDALAELGLARRDGDKVTIGRNLIATLRDRELDAVGRRLASETGQAHLPAETGDHVSGVYRRRLSLASGRFAMIDNGLGFQLVPWIPSLERELGRQVNGIAGPGGVEWNFGRKRDLSL, from the coding sequence ATGAGCGGGAACGACGATTTCCGCGTCCGCCCAGGCAGAATTCGCTCGACGCGCGGGCCGCGAACAAAGCCGTTCCTGGCGCAGGCGCTGCAGGCTGCGCAGAAGGCCGGCGGTCTCTCACGTGGCTCTAGTAGTCGTAGCAGCAGATTTGGACGAGGGCGCGCAGCGAGCCTTGCCGCCTCGCGAATGCTGCAAGCGCGCGGCCGTGGCGCCATGGTCAAGGCGCGCGTCGTCCGCCAGATGCGTTCGCCCGGCGCGTTGCGAGCCCATATCGGGTATCTTAAGCGCGATGGCGTTACCCGCGATGGATCGCCCGGGAAACTGTTCGATGCCGCCGGAGACGATGCGGACGGCCGGGCTTTTGCCGAGCGCAGCGAAGGGGATCGGCATCATTTCCGGTTCATCGTCTCGCCGGACGATGCCGGTGAGCTTTCGAGTTTGCGCGGCTTTACTCGGGAGCTGATGGACCAGGCCTCGCGTGATCTCGGGACGCGGCTCGATTGGGTCGCCGTCGACCACTGGAACACCGACCATCCTCATATTCATATCCTTGTACGCGGCCGCACTGACGACGGGACCGACCTCGTGATCAGCCGCGACTATATCGGATCCGGGCTGCGCGCCCGCGCCGGTGAACTCGTCACGCAGGAGCTTGGTCAGCGATCCGAGATCGAGGTTCGACGCGGGCTTGATGCGGACGTCACGGCAGAACGCTGGACACGACTCGATCGGGCGCTGACCCGGGAAGCGGGAAGGGCGGAAGGGGTGATCGATCTTCGTCCTGAACGCGATGCTGCGGGTGACCCATTGCGCGAGATTCGGATTGGACGGATGCGGACGCTTGAACGGCTGGGCCTCGCCGAGTCCGCCGGTCCCGCGCGCTGGGTTCTGGCCCCGGACACCGAGCAGCGCTTGCGTGCGCTTGGGGAGCGCGGCGACATCATCAAGCGGCTGCATAAGGCGCTCGCAAAAGACGGCGCATCTCGCGCGCCATCATCCTGGGCGCTTGAGGGCGAAGCCCATGGCGAACCAATCATCGGGCGTCTCATAACCCGCGGCCTGGATGATGAGCTGCAGGGCACGGCATTTGCCGTCGTTGACGGGATCGATGGGCGCGTGCACCACCTCAAGCTTCCCGATATCGACATGGCCGGCGACGGTCCGATTGGCGGCATTGTGGAATTGCGCCGGTTTGAGGATGCGAGGGGTCGTCAGCGGATCGCGCTAGCGGTCCGCTCGGATCTCAACCTCGACCAGCAGGTGACGGCCGAAGGAGCGACCTGGCTCGACTGGCGATTGGTCGCGCGAGAACCTGTCGGGCTTTCGCGCGCCGGTTTCGGCGCTGAGGTTCGCTCCGCCCTCGACCGGCGGATCGATGCCTTGGCAGAGCTGGGACTTGCCCGACGTGACGGAGATAAGGTCACAATTGGGCGTAACCTGATCGCTACGCTGCGTGACCGGGAGCTCGATGCAGTCGGACGCCGTCTCGCCTCGGAAACCGGGCAGGCGCATCTGCCTGCTGAAACAGGGGACCACGTCTCAGGCGTTTATCGCCGGAGACTGTCGCTTGCCTCTGGCCGCTTCGCGATGATCGACAACGGCTTGGGGTTCCAGCTTGTGCCCTGGATACCTTCTCTGGAACGCGAGCTTGGCAGGCAAGTGAACGGCATTGCCGGTCCCGGTGGCGTTGAATGGAATTTTGGACGCAAGCGCGACCTCTCGCTCTAA
- a CDS encoding CopG family transcriptional regulator: MKKVQLSIYLDPEIFASLEAHAQRQGKPKSLVAEAAIGSFLSPDDSDRREAAIAKRLDRIVRVLERLERNDGVTLETIALFIRFWLTSTPALPEQSGPTARAKGAERYDRFVEALGRRLSSGSTVLKEVSVELPEAGNAEQDKGQAGAR, translated from the coding sequence ATGAAAAAGGTCCAGCTCAGCATCTACCTTGATCCAGAGATATTCGCCAGCCTGGAGGCCCATGCTCAGCGTCAGGGCAAGCCCAAGTCGCTGGTTGCCGAGGCCGCGATTGGGTCATTTCTTTCTCCTGACGATTCCGATCGGCGGGAGGCTGCGATCGCCAAGCGGCTCGATCGCATCGTGCGGGTGCTCGAGCGGCTTGAACGCAATGACGGGGTTACGCTCGAGACGATAGCGCTATTCATTCGTTTCTGGCTGACGTCGACGCCGGCGCTCCCAGAGCAATCGGGCCCTACAGCGCGGGCGAAGGGCGCCGAGCGCTATGATCGATTCGTCGAAGCGCTTGGCCGGCGCCTGTCCAGCGGATCGACAGTTCTCAAAGAAGTTAGCGTCGAATTGCCTGAGGCTGGTAATGCGGAGCAAGACAAAGGTCAGGCCGGCGCTCGGTGA
- a CDS encoding alpha/beta fold hydrolase, translating to MGATFLVCHGAWSAGWAWKKMHPLMTAAGHRLVTPSYTGLGERAHLANPSIDLETHIQDILNVIKYEDLRDIVLIGHSYGGMVATGVADRARDQVNQLIYLDAFVPEEGQCLLDFLNAFERQRMLQLAKSGDGWRVPPNPTPPDTPPADVEWLAPRRVDMPLKCFERPLKLHGGELTLPRSYIYATRVSPVDAFGPFAARARSDSNWRYFEIDASHSPHVTAPEALMALLEKVVAERG from the coding sequence ATGGGAGCAACCTTTCTGGTCTGCCACGGCGCGTGGTCGGCAGGGTGGGCGTGGAAGAAGATGCATCCGCTGATGACGGCTGCCGGGCATCGCCTGGTGACGCCGAGTTACACGGGATTGGGCGAGCGCGCGCATCTGGCGAACCCCTCGATCGATCTCGAAACCCATATCCAGGACATCCTCAACGTCATCAAATATGAGGACCTGCGCGACATCGTGCTGATCGGCCACAGCTATGGCGGCATGGTCGCGACCGGCGTCGCCGACCGCGCGCGGGATCAGGTCAATCAACTGATCTATCTCGACGCGTTCGTGCCGGAGGAAGGGCAGTGCCTGCTGGATTTCCTGAACGCGTTCGAACGGCAGCGCATGCTGCAGCTTGCCAAATCCGGCGATGGCTGGCGGGTGCCGCCGAACCCGACGCCGCCGGATACGCCGCCGGCCGATGTCGAGTGGCTCGCGCCGCGCCGCGTCGACATGCCCCTCAAATGTTTCGAACGCCCGCTGAAGCTTCACGGCGGCGAGCTGACACTGCCGCGCAGCTACATCTACGCCACGCGGGTGTCACCCGTCGATGCCTTCGGGCCATTCGCCGCGCGCGCCCGGAGCGATTCGAACTGGCGCTACTTTGAGATCGACGCCAGTCATTCGCCGCACGTCACCGCGCCGGAAGCGCTGATGGCGTTGCTGGAGAAGGTCGTTGCAGAGCGGGGCTAG
- a CDS encoding helix-turn-helix transcriptional regulator: MADADMRRLIAAVAPHARRALLVNKSIDATVSQAATFADILNGLSAAIFLIDASCRIVHANSAGHDIVGAGDVLRSVNGQLVARDAQVNQTFRKAFAGHGKIATDAACIALPMIGVDGERYVAHLLPLTAAARSATATAYKSVAALFVRKAAMQIAGSEIIARSFDLTPAELRVMSAVVEIGGVPETATALGIAESTVKTHLHRVFAKTGSSRQADLVKIAAGFSNPPVH, encoded by the coding sequence ATGGCCGATGCGGACATGCGTCGCCTCATCGCGGCGGTGGCGCCGCATGCGCGCCGGGCCCTGCTCGTCAACAAGTCGATCGATGCCACGGTGTCCCAGGCCGCGACCTTCGCGGACATTCTGAACGGCCTCAGCGCCGCGATATTCCTGATCGATGCTTCCTGCCGGATCGTTCATGCCAATAGTGCCGGCCACGACATCGTCGGCGCGGGCGATGTTCTGCGCTCGGTCAACGGGCAGCTTGTCGCCCGCGATGCGCAGGTCAACCAGACCTTCCGCAAGGCGTTCGCCGGCCATGGCAAGATTGCGACCGACGCCGCGTGCATCGCCCTGCCGATGATCGGGGTCGATGGCGAGCGTTATGTCGCGCATTTGTTGCCGCTCACCGCGGCGGCCCGCAGCGCGACCGCCACGGCCTACAAGTCGGTCGCCGCCTTGTTCGTTCGAAAGGCCGCGATGCAAATTGCGGGTAGCGAAATCATCGCGCGCAGCTTCGACCTGACGCCGGCCGAGTTGCGCGTGATGTCGGCCGTCGTCGAGATAGGGGGCGTGCCGGAGACGGCGACGGCTCTCGGTATCGCAGAATCGACCGTGAAGACCCATCTGCACCGCGTTTTTGCCAAGACCGGCTCCAGCCGGCAGGCGGATCTCGTCAAGATCGCTGCCGGGTTTTCGAACCCACCGGTGCACTGA
- a CDS encoding conjugal transfer protein TraG has product MSATKILWGQLLFVSLVVVAFLWAATEWTAWRLAFQPQLGPAWFVIGHWPVYQPLAFFIWWFKFDAYAQEIFIQGGGIAASGGIAAMGVAIILSVWRAKEAQHVTTYGSARWADIREVRRAGLLGPDGVVLGRLGGNYLRHDGPEHVLCFAPTRSGKGVGLVIPTLLTWPHSTIVHDIKGENFQLTSGWRARFGSVLLFDPTNPASAAYNPLLEIRKGDCEVRDAQNIADILVDPEGALERRNHWEKTNHSLLVGAIQHVLYADADKTLAGVANFLSDPSRPIEATLNAMLATPHLGERPHPVVASSARELLNKSENERSGVLSTTMSFLGLYRDPVVAKVTGRSDWRIRDLVDGAQPISLYLVVPPSDIARTKPLMRLVLNQIGRRLTESLDTDRRRQRLLLMLDEFAALGRLDFFESQLAFMAGYGIRSFLITQSLNQLERAYGPNHAILDNCHIRIAFSTNDERTAKRVSDALGTATEMRAMKNYAGHRLSPWLGHLMVSRQETSRPLLTPGEVMQLSPNEAIVMISGVHPVRARKVRYYEDPQFQRRTLKPSRAVPIDLVMQPDEWSGHAPIRPSVKLLAALTNKRRDQNGGIRREPELPQNEEVVLNAPLADNEFDTAPDEGDADAVQAASLNRSMQGLARAVSLDPHDKMGL; this is encoded by the coding sequence ATGTCTGCAACCAAAATCCTCTGGGGCCAGTTGCTCTTCGTGTCGTTGGTCGTGGTCGCGTTTCTCTGGGCGGCGACCGAATGGACCGCCTGGCGCCTAGCTTTCCAGCCGCAGCTCGGGCCTGCCTGGTTCGTGATCGGGCACTGGCCGGTCTATCAGCCGCTCGCCTTCTTCATCTGGTGGTTCAAGTTCGACGCCTACGCACAGGAGATTTTTATCCAGGGCGGAGGTATCGCCGCAAGTGGTGGGATCGCAGCCATGGGTGTTGCCATCATCCTCTCGGTCTGGCGCGCGAAAGAAGCCCAACACGTCACGACGTATGGCTCGGCGCGCTGGGCCGACATAAGGGAGGTTCGGCGCGCGGGACTTCTTGGGCCGGACGGGGTCGTGCTCGGTCGTCTTGGTGGCAACTATCTCCGGCACGATGGTCCGGAACATGTCCTATGTTTTGCGCCGACGCGGTCCGGGAAGGGCGTCGGTCTGGTCATCCCAACCCTCCTGACATGGCCGCATTCCACGATCGTCCACGACATCAAGGGCGAAAATTTCCAGTTGACCTCCGGCTGGCGTGCGCGGTTTGGGTCCGTGCTCCTATTCGATCCGACCAATCCCGCGAGCGCGGCCTATAATCCGCTGCTTGAGATCCGCAAAGGCGACTGCGAGGTACGTGACGCGCAAAATATCGCCGACATTCTCGTTGATCCGGAAGGGGCGCTCGAGCGACGCAATCATTGGGAAAAGACAAATCATTCGCTCCTGGTCGGCGCCATCCAGCATGTCCTTTACGCAGATGCCGACAAAACGCTCGCCGGCGTTGCGAACTTTCTCTCGGACCCCTCGCGACCGATCGAAGCGACGCTGAACGCGATGCTCGCGACACCGCACCTCGGAGAGCGCCCTCATCCAGTGGTGGCCTCGTCGGCACGCGAACTGCTCAACAAGAGCGAAAATGAGCGTTCGGGCGTGTTGTCGACGACCATGAGCTTCCTTGGGCTTTATCGGGACCCCGTGGTTGCCAAGGTCACGGGCCGGAGCGATTGGCGCATCCGTGACTTGGTCGATGGAGCTCAACCTATTTCTCTGTACTTGGTGGTCCCGCCATCCGACATCGCTCGCACAAAGCCCCTGATGCGCCTCGTTCTCAATCAGATTGGACGGCGGCTGACCGAGAGCCTGGATACCGACCGGCGGCGGCAAAGGCTCCTGCTGATGCTCGATGAGTTCGCGGCGCTTGGCCGCCTCGACTTCTTCGAGAGCCAGCTTGCGTTCATGGCAGGCTACGGCATCCGCAGTTTCCTGATCACGCAAAGCTTGAACCAGCTCGAACGTGCCTATGGGCCGAACCACGCGATCCTCGACAATTGCCATATCCGCATCGCTTTCTCGACGAATGACGAGCGCACCGCCAAGCGGGTGTCGGATGCACTCGGCACAGCGACCGAGATGCGCGCCATGAAGAACTATGCTGGACATCGCCTCTCACCATGGCTTGGTCATCTCATGGTCAGCCGCCAGGAGACATCGCGTCCACTGTTGACCCCCGGGGAAGTGATGCAACTCTCCCCAAACGAGGCGATCGTGATGATCTCGGGCGTTCATCCGGTACGCGCCCGTAAAGTCCGATACTACGAAGACCCGCAGTTCCAGCGCCGGACATTAAAGCCGTCGCGTGCTGTACCCATCGACCTGGTCATGCAACCAGACGAATGGTCCGGGCATGCGCCCATCCGTCCTTCTGTCAAACTGCTTGCTGCGCTCACAAACAAGAGACGCGATCAGAATGGCGGCATTCGTCGAGAGCCGGAATTGCCGCAAAATGAGGAGGTCGTTCTCAACGCACCACTAGCCGACAACGAATTTGATACCGCGCCAGACGAGGGCGATGCCGATGCCGTGCAAGCGGCAAGCTTGAACCGATCGATGCAGGGGCTCGCGCGCGCTGTCAGCCTCGACCCCCACGACAAGATGGGCCTATGA
- a CDS encoding DoxX family protein: protein MTNVLPVAARPEPAVVRIVHAGIAALDCIPYWFVALAARIFPAAVFWQSGQTKVVGWHLKPSAVSLFANEYQLPLIDPTIAAYVSAFSEHCFPILLVIGLASRFSALALLSMTAVIEIFVYPSAWPTHGVWATCFLLVIARGPGWLSLDHLIAQKYR, encoded by the coding sequence ATGACCAACGTATTGCCGGTCGCAGCGCGCCCCGAACCGGCCGTGGTACGTATCGTTCACGCGGGGATCGCTGCGCTGGATTGCATCCCCTATTGGTTCGTGGCGCTGGCGGCTCGCATTTTTCCGGCCGCGGTATTCTGGCAGTCCGGTCAGACTAAGGTGGTGGGCTGGCACCTCAAGCCCAGCGCCGTCTCGCTGTTCGCGAATGAGTATCAACTTCCCCTGATCGATCCCACGATCGCCGCTTACGTATCGGCCTTTTCCGAGCATTGTTTCCCGATCCTGCTGGTGATCGGGCTCGCATCGCGCTTTTCCGCATTGGCGCTGCTGTCCATGACGGCTGTGATCGAGATTTTCGTCTACCCGAGCGCCTGGCCGACCCATGGCGTGTGGGCGACGTGCTTCCTCTTGGTGATCGCGCGCGGGCCCGGCTGGCTATCGCTCGATCATCTGATCGCGCAGAAATACCGGTAA